In Zingiber officinale cultivar Zhangliang chromosome 3B, Zo_v1.1, whole genome shotgun sequence, a single window of DNA contains:
- the LOC121968652 gene encoding auxin-responsive protein SAUR71-like: protein MKRQIRRGSRVADASDCRPPFAARTPRRRRVPWGHVPVQVGEEMERFAVRAELLGRPAFVELLRRSAQEYGYGQGGVLRIPCPVPLFRRLLLLLSSSSAAASDDDPALEELFRALPADGD from the coding sequence ATGAAGCGGCAGATCCGTCGGGGCTCGAGGGTGGCGGACGCTTCCGACTGCCGGCCGCCGTTCGCCGCGAGGACGCCGCGGCGGCGGCGGGTCCCGTGGGGGCACGTGCCGGTGCAAGTAGGCGAGGAGATGGAGCGGTTCGCGGTGCGGGCGGAGCTGCTCGGCCGACCGGCCTTCGTCGAGCTTCTCCGCCGCTCCGCCCAGGAGTACGGCTACGGGCAGGGCGGCGTGCTGCGGATCCCCTGCCCGGTACCGCTCTTCCGCCGCCTCCTTCTCCTCCTATCCTCTTCCTCCGCCGCGGCCTCGGACGACGATCCTGCCCTCGAAGAGCTTTTCCGTGCGCTCCCGGCCGACGGCGACTAG